A genomic region of Methanobacterium sp. SMA-27 contains the following coding sequences:
- a CDS encoding flippase, translating into MSSKIAQGSIVILMGSFLFRIGGYIYRFLMANLLGPAGYGILGLTLPFQGFLIIIAGAGLPPAIAKHVSEYYAKNDTEMVKAVINISTKLMIALGLIFSVIIFFLAEPLAMGLFGKPEAILPFQLIALITPFSVIVGAIRGTFQGFYQMTNILITRAFELIFMVIFAVGLVFAGFYVAGAVIGTAVGFMAALAVAVYLFQRDVKGKISQPKKLLSRASKTLTFNDELKIAKMLLFFSIPVVITGLAELALYDMGTLVIGHYMASEFVGYYNAASPVARLPLIISMAVATSVLPATAEAMSLNNKELLKTYVLQSYRYVSLFVVPLCIGTIVFATPIISILFGQAYIPGSAALQILAAGMLFFTIYTVSSSIAQGLGHPRLPMYVLIIGTTIDIILSIVLVPPYGINGAAIATTITSLFIMSTLVWKTLQLARISLPIMDFAKITIASIIMGIVFIPFPQTKSFFFLALIISPFIYFGVLAVIGGLKLEDVRIMHKLGNKLGPFSGIYKKLIGILERFAV; encoded by the coding sequence ATGAGTTCAAAAATAGCCCAAGGAAGTATTGTAATACTAATGGGATCATTCCTATTCCGTATAGGGGGTTACATTTACAGATTTCTTATGGCTAATTTATTAGGGCCTGCAGGATATGGTATTCTTGGCCTTACACTCCCATTTCAGGGTTTTTTAATAATAATTGCAGGAGCAGGACTTCCCCCTGCCATTGCCAAGCATGTGTCTGAATATTACGCAAAAAATGATACTGAAATGGTTAAAGCGGTTATAAACATATCCACTAAGTTGATGATTGCACTTGGACTCATCTTCAGTGTTATTATATTCTTTTTAGCTGAACCTCTTGCAATGGGATTATTCGGCAAACCCGAAGCAATATTACCATTTCAGTTAATCGCTTTAATAACACCATTCAGTGTAATTGTAGGGGCGATAAGAGGAACATTCCAAGGATTCTATCAGATGACAAATATACTGATAACAAGAGCATTTGAACTTATTTTCATGGTTATATTTGCAGTGGGATTGGTTTTTGCAGGGTTTTATGTTGCAGGTGCAGTTATAGGTACTGCGGTGGGATTTATGGCAGCATTAGCAGTTGCAGTTTATCTCTTCCAGAGAGATGTGAAAGGAAAAATATCCCAACCAAAAAAATTACTTTCAAGAGCATCAAAAACTTTGACTTTTAATGATGAGCTAAAAATAGCGAAAATGTTACTTTTCTTTTCAATACCTGTAGTTATAACGGGTTTAGCAGAACTGGCACTATATGATATGGGGACATTAGTTATTGGTCATTACATGGCCAGTGAATTTGTTGGATATTACAATGCAGCAAGTCCTGTTGCAAGATTGCCGCTCATAATATCTATGGCAGTTGCTACTTCCGTGCTTCCAGCAACAGCAGAAGCTATGAGTCTTAATAATAAGGAACTTCTTAAAACATATGTTTTACAATCTTACCGTTATGTATCACTATTTGTTGTACCACTCTGTATTGGAACAATTGTATTTGCTACACCTATCATATCAATACTATTTGGACAGGCATACATACCGGGATCTGCTGCTCTCCAGATATTAGCAGCAGGAATGCTTTTTTTCACAATCTATACTGTTTCATCAAGCATAGCACAAGGATTAGGACATCCAAGATTACCTATGTACGTACTGATAATTGGAACAACTATAGATATAATATTAAGCATAGTTCTCGTACCGCCATATGGAATTAATGGTGCTGCAATAGCCACAACCATCACATCTCTATTTATTATGTCGACACTAGTATGGAAAACACTTCAACTAGCAAGAATCAGTTTACCTATAATGGATTTTGCTAAAATTACTATAGCTTCCATAATCATGGGTATTGTTTTCATTCCATTTCCACAAACTAAATCATTCTTTTTCCTGGCTTTAATAATATCTCCATTCATATATTTCGGAGTTCTAGCAGTGATTGGGGGATTAAAATTAGAAGATGTAAGAATAATGCACAAACTCGGTAATAAATTAGGGCCATTTTCGGGTATATATAAAAAATTAATAGGTATTTTAGAAAGATTCGCTGTTTGA
- the hisA gene encoding 1-(5-phosphoribosyl)-5-[(5-phosphoribosylamino)methylideneamino]imidazole-4-carboxamide isomerase, translated as MFIIPAVDIKNGKCVQLVQGIPGTEQVVIENPEIVAKDWENKGASILHVINLDGAFGNKSKNLEVVEKILDTVSIPVQLGGGIRTVQDAMDLLDIGVEKVILGTMAVENPETVKELSNKYGSNRILVALDSKDSKVVIKGWMEKTEKNASELGVSLQKKGAGGILFTNVDVEGMMSGFDMDPLLELLNAVDIPVIYSGGVTSIMDIENLSKTKTFGVVIGSALYKGKIDFIDALKYQKIL; from the coding sequence ATGTTTATAATACCTGCTGTGGATATAAAAAACGGTAAATGTGTGCAGTTAGTCCAGGGAATACCTGGCACCGAACAAGTGGTCATTGAAAATCCAGAAATTGTTGCAAAAGACTGGGAAAATAAAGGTGCATCGATCTTACACGTTATTAATCTTGATGGTGCCTTTGGAAACAAATCAAAAAACTTGGAAGTTGTGGAAAAGATTCTTGATACTGTGTCAATACCTGTTCAACTAGGAGGAGGAATCCGTACAGTTCAAGATGCTATGGATCTATTAGATATTGGTGTTGAAAAGGTTATTTTAGGCACCATGGCAGTCGAAAATCCCGAAACAGTAAAGGAGCTATCAAATAAATATGGAAGCAATAGAATCCTTGTGGCACTGGATAGTAAGGATTCAAAGGTTGTAATCAAAGGATGGATGGAAAAAACTGAAAAAAATGCATCTGAACTCGGTGTTTCCCTCCAAAAAAAAGGTGCTGGAGGTATACTTTTCACTAATGTTGATGTTGAAGGAATGATGAGTGGATTTGACATGGATCCTCTTTTAGAACTTTTAAATGCTGTTGATATTCCAGTTATTTACTCTGGAGGGGTGACATCTATTATGGATATTGAAAATCTGAGTAAAACAAAAACATTTGGTGTTGTAATTGGTTCTGCTCTTTACAAAGGAAAAATAGATTTTATAGACGCCCTCAAATATCAAAAAATATTGTAA
- a CDS encoding SIS domain-containing protein yields the protein MKYDMYNEVLEQPKSLKKTLNEEESHMKEIAEKINGMDRIYLVGCGSSLSTCYSARDAIGFLSDMNVEVHTGYEFVHHKNLQKSNSVLILTSQSGETADTLAALRKAQENGIYTISITNEPESSMIKESDDSVLTRCGRETAILGTKTYMTQLLCLYEILFSIEGSVEAEKILNDLKQIPSIIEELLKSTEEENRILAKEYKDEDIFYCMGSGPNFGLAYKVAMTMLMEGALKHACPLYSGEFRHGLIERAEKNVPIIFLDAGFPGDELTSKSIEFSNEIGAKTITFNMNDYSNIHPLLAPFILIIPIEWFIYYLSLYNGEDPGSTRHIGKVRY from the coding sequence ATGAAGTATGATATGTACAATGAAGTTTTGGAACAGCCTAAATCACTGAAAAAGACTTTAAATGAAGAAGAATCTCATATGAAAGAGATTGCAGAGAAAATAAATGGCATGGATAGAATTTATTTGGTTGGTTGCGGGAGTTCACTTTCCACTTGTTACTCTGCTAGGGATGCAATTGGTTTTTTATCAGACATGAATGTTGAAGTTCATACTGGCTATGAATTTGTGCATCATAAAAACCTTCAAAAATCAAATTCAGTATTAATATTAACATCACAATCAGGTGAAACTGCAGATACTTTAGCAGCACTCAGGAAAGCACAAGAAAATGGTATTTATACTATTTCAATTACAAACGAACCTGAAAGCAGTATGATTAAAGAATCTGATGATTCAGTCCTGACTCGTTGTGGGAGAGAAACCGCAATATTAGGTACAAAAACCTATATGACACAACTTCTATGCCTATATGAAATTCTGTTTTCAATTGAAGGATCAGTAGAAGCTGAAAAGATTTTAAACGATCTAAAACAAATTCCATCCATTATAGAAGAATTGCTCAAGAGTACAGAAGAAGAAAATAGAATTTTAGCCAAAGAATATAAAGATGAAGATATCTTTTATTGTATGGGTAGTGGTCCAAACTTTGGTTTGGCCTACAAGGTTGCTATGACCATGTTAATGGAGGGAGCACTAAAACATGCCTGTCCACTTTACTCAGGAGAGTTTAGACATGGTTTAATAGAAAGGGCAGAGAAAAATGTTCCAATAATATTTTTAGATGCAGGTTTCCCTGGTGATGAGCTAACCAGTAAATCAATAGAATTTTCAAATGAAATAGGTGCAAAAACTATCACATTCAATATGAACGATTATTCCAACATACATCCCCTCCTAGCACCATTCATACTGATAATTCCGATTGAATGGTTTATTTACTATTTGTCCCTCTACAATGGAGAAGATCCAGGAAGTACAAGGCACATAGGGAAAGTAAGATACTAA
- a CDS encoding Hsp20/alpha crystallin family protein produces the protein MKRRNSAEEMFKDVIYTIKEKQNDLGRTLNEYTSNSPLKPNMDIVEDEEQLTVMTDLPGFKRQDITIDITEDTIEITAQFDEDTEAEGKNFLKKERNHVKVNRIINLPLKVRSTESSAKLENGVLTVILPKLEKKETFEVKVD, from the coding sequence ATGAAAAGAAGAAACTCAGCTGAAGAAATGTTTAAAGATGTTATTTATACAATTAAAGAAAAACAAAACGATTTAGGGAGAACACTCAATGAATATACATCAAATTCGCCTCTAAAGCCCAATATGGACATTGTTGAAGATGAAGAACAGTTAACTGTCATGACAGATTTACCTGGTTTTAAAAGACAAGACATTACAATAGACATAACAGAGGATACAATTGAAATTACAGCTCAGTTCGATGAAGATACTGAAGCTGAAGGAAAAAATTTCCTGAAAAAGGAAAGAAATCATGTGAAAGTAAATAGAATTATAAATCTTCCCTTAAAAGTAAGAAGCACAGAATCATCAGCTAAATTAGAAAATGGCGTTCTAACGGTTATTTTACCTAAATTAGAAAAGAAAGAAACATTTGAAGTTAAAGTTGATTGA
- a CDS encoding adenylyltransferase/cytidyltransferase family protein — MATGTFDIIHPGHGYYLEESKKVGGKDSKLVVVVARDSTVRSKKRVPVVDEKQRLEVVKMIKFVNEAYLGNENDMFKIVKEIKPDIITIGSDQNYDITNLKKELTDRGINSEVVRIEGYKKGQLDSTCKIIKKIKGMEFNENIFKKC; from the coding sequence ATGGCAACAGGAACATTTGACATAATACATCCAGGTCATGGATATTACCTTGAAGAATCAAAAAAAGTTGGAGGGAAAGATTCCAAACTTGTGGTAGTAGTTGCAAGGGATTCAACTGTAAGATCAAAGAAAAGGGTACCAGTAGTTGATGAAAAACAGAGATTAGAAGTTGTTAAAATGATAAAATTTGTTAATGAAGCCTATCTTGGAAATGAAAATGATATGTTCAAGATTGTGAAAGAAATTAAACCTGATATAATTACTATAGGTTCAGATCAGAACTATGATATAACCAATCTAAAAAAAGAACTAACAGATAGAGGGATAAATTCTGAAGTTGTAAGGATTGAAGGATATAAAAAAGGACAGCTCGATAGTACTTGTAAAATAATAAAGAAAATTAAAGGAATGGAATTTAATGAAAACATTTTTAAAAAATGTTAA
- a CDS encoding Mur ligase family protein, producing the protein MGLYGKIRCKTARISGKFAKNVVKLGKGMGKSFPGYLFLNIGSDDCLMELAKQPRIGNIIITGTNGKTTTTKLISLFLANDTSISYNYDSNTLNAIATGLLSDNIDLGVFEYGIRDIMHAIPDEVCKLVQPIGVVYTNVSREHSLVAGVSNPFNSYLKAKELLSAPMKRGIVICNSDDPRTAYIGKRKEADTHVTYYGLEITMNDESSNTDIYCPLCGEVLNYTIKYSNHRGVFSCSCGFERPKPDMMLTELSKDFDQWTVKIEGNLFNYPTDETVPLNLTIKTPAFGLYNLYNLLCAVTTYASFTPTPENVENTVKKVSKSFDLSILPPGRFEIMKIEDKLVGMGQGDNGDALKANVQFMEDYVKGDLGFIYTTPDTGEDDIFEDHLNTLISAKPKMVYVVPGRSSIEAAREYYDKISKVLDAEFYPLAYEDMPKRREKIIEIIYKSQYKYMIVTGCGPEHYMWAELKSELKSNSESF; encoded by the coding sequence ATGGGACTATATGGAAAAATTAGATGCAAAACCGCCAGAATATCGGGAAAATTTGCAAAAAACGTAGTTAAATTAGGTAAAGGTATGGGAAAAAGCTTTCCAGGTTATCTATTCTTAAACATAGGATCAGATGATTGTTTAATGGAGTTAGCCAAGCAGCCACGTATTGGAAATATCATAATAACTGGCACTAATGGAAAAACTACCACTACCAAGTTAATTAGTTTATTTTTAGCAAACGACACATCAATATCCTATAATTATGATAGTAACACATTAAATGCTATTGCAACAGGATTACTTAGCGATAATATTGATTTAGGTGTTTTTGAGTATGGTATACGCGATATTATGCATGCTATTCCAGATGAAGTATGTAAGCTAGTGCAACCTATAGGGGTTGTTTACACCAATGTTTCAAGGGAACATTCCCTCGTAGCTGGAGTTTCAAATCCATTCAATAGTTATTTAAAAGCTAAAGAACTTTTAAGTGCACCTATGAAAAGGGGAATTGTTATATGTAACTCTGATGATCCAAGAACTGCTTATATTGGGAAAAGAAAAGAAGCAGATACTCATGTGACATATTATGGTCTGGAAATTACCATGAATGATGAATCTTCAAATACTGATATTTATTGCCCATTATGTGGAGAAGTCCTTAATTATACCATTAAATATTCAAATCACAGAGGAGTATTCAGTTGTAGTTGTGGTTTTGAGAGACCCAAACCAGATATGATGCTAACTGAACTTTCAAAAGATTTTGATCAATGGACTGTAAAAATTGAAGGTAATTTATTCAATTACCCAACCGATGAAACTGTTCCTCTCAACTTAACTATAAAAACTCCTGCTTTTGGGCTTTACAATCTCTACAATTTATTATGTGCAGTTACTACCTACGCATCGTTTACACCAACACCTGAAAATGTTGAAAATACAGTTAAAAAAGTATCAAAATCTTTTGATTTATCCATTTTACCTCCTGGAAGGTTTGAAATAATGAAAATAGAGGATAAACTTGTCGGAATGGGTCAAGGAGATAATGGAGATGCACTGAAGGCAAATGTCCAATTTATGGAAGATTATGTTAAAGGTGATCTTGGATTTATTTATACCACTCCTGATACTGGAGAAGATGATATCTTTGAAGATCATTTGAATACATTGATCTCAGCAAAACCTAAAATGGTTTATGTTGTTCCAGGTAGAAGTTCTATTGAAGCAGCTAGGGAATATTATGACAAAATCAGCAAAGTACTTGATGCTGAGTTTTATCCTTTAGCATATGAAGATATGCCCAAAAGAAGAGAGAAAATAATTGAAATAATCTACAAATCTCAATACAAGTATATGATTGTAACAGGTTGTGGTCCCGAGCATTATATGTGGGCTGAACTTAAATCTGAACTTAAATCAAACAGCGAATCTTTCTAA
- a CDS encoding thiamine-phosphate synthase family protein, with protein MEDIMEKEKVQKAVKILENSSEFAELIPEVRSNIVMAIEDAKTIDQIVGIPGRITIVNGMPKAVMPPDFMSSSHMARLVLTIIKHDPSKRSAINLKYNPMILDICRKLGLEVSSYNRTQEPDKVKEIEGSTIPWGVETAIEKSGTVPDVIYHKGAWGKEPMICLIGLDACEVAEMAVCIAKLFEIRKNEVVKSTEKIEESLNNCHDVIFAPSRRSWKNKKHDVPCVFCAIAEGNPDIKEMVLYNDKENMVLMNIFPYSRGHLEVVPVKHFTDLNELNSEELEKLFCLVQRSISLIRKVIKPDGINVGLNLGKTAGASIEHLHIHIVPRFKVESGFMETTADTRVIDEDINVTYKKFAEKLDIFEG; from the coding sequence ATGGAAGATATCATGGAGAAAGAAAAGGTTCAAAAGGCCGTTAAAATACTGGAAAACTCTTCAGAATTTGCTGAACTAATTCCTGAGGTTCGCAGCAATATAGTAATGGCAATTGAGGATGCTAAAACAATTGACCAAATCGTAGGCATTCCCGGAAGGATTACAATTGTTAATGGTATGCCTAAAGCCGTAATGCCTCCTGATTTTATGAGTTCGTCCCATATGGCTAGATTAGTACTTACTATCATTAAACACGACCCTTCCAAGAGAAGTGCAATAAACTTGAAGTACAACCCAATGATACTTGATATATGCAGAAAACTTGGATTGGAAGTATCATCCTATAACCGGACTCAAGAACCTGATAAAGTTAAAGAAATTGAAGGCAGTACAATTCCATGGGGAGTTGAAACTGCAATCGAAAAATCAGGAACAGTTCCAGATGTGATATATCATAAGGGTGCTTGGGGAAAGGAACCAATGATATGTCTAATAGGTTTAGATGCTTGCGAAGTTGCTGAGATGGCTGTTTGTATTGCAAAATTATTTGAAATCCGTAAAAATGAAGTTGTTAAATCAACTGAAAAGATTGAAGAATCACTTAATAACTGTCATGATGTTATTTTTGCCCCATCAAGAAGATCCTGGAAGAATAAAAAACATGATGTACCTTGTGTATTTTGTGCAATAGCAGAGGGCAATCCAGATATAAAAGAAATGGTCTTATACAATGATAAAGAAAATATGGTTCTAATGAATATATTTCCATACAGTAGAGGCCATCTAGAGGTTGTACCTGTTAAGCACTTTACAGACTTAAATGAGCTGAATTCAGAAGAATTGGAAAAATTGTTCTGTCTTGTTCAAAGATCAATATCACTTATCAGGAAAGTTATTAAACCTGACGGAATCAATGTTGGATTAAACCTTGGAAAAACTGCAGGAGCAAGTATAGAACATCTCCACATTCACATAGTGCCAAGATTTAAAGTTGAATCTGGTTTCATGGAGACAACTGCAGATACTAGGGTAATTGATGAAGATATTAATGTTACCTATAAGAAATTCGCTGAAAAGCTTGATATTTTTGAGGGATGA
- a CDS encoding PEP-utilizing enzyme → MLFLEASYDMLSHLHNVAGVVTDYGGISSYVAIILREMRIPCVVGTENATHILEEGMVVTVDGNTGNIYMGFIEIEDKHI, encoded by the coding sequence TTGTTGTTTCTAGAGGCATCATATGATATGCTTTCACATTTACATAATGTGGCGGGTGTTGTAACAGATTATGGTGGAATAAGCAGTTATGTGGCTATAATTTTACGAGAGATGCGCATCCCATGTGTCGTTGGCACAGAAAATGCAACACATATCCTTGAAGAGGGAATGGTGGTAACTGTTGATGGAAATACAGGTAATATTTATATGGGATTTATTGAAATTGAGGATAAACATATATGA